The sequence below is a genomic window from Wyeomyia smithii strain HCP4-BCI-WySm-NY-G18 chromosome 1, ASM2978416v1, whole genome shotgun sequence.
tggatacaagaaaacgttcaccatcttttaaaactggaataggctttgaaggtttcttaagaatcttcgacagcttccaaaatggttttgaatatggtttcaatttttcaactttagtctcaaaattttgatttctcagaagagtaaatctatgtttaatctctttctgtaaatctttataaatagttttaaaaacagggtcacgagaacgttgatattgacgtctgcggacatttttcaaacgaattagaagttgaagattttcgtcaattattgatgaatcaaatttcacttgagcctttggaacagaataattcctggcatcaacaattgcacattttaatgcttccaaagcggaatcaatattcacttcgttttgcaaatcaagctcattattgaaatttctctcaatataatttttgtatctttcccaattagctttgttataattaaaaacagagctcatagggtttaaaactgattcatgtgataaagaaaaagttattggaagatggtcagaatcaaagtcagcatgtgtgatcaaatcactacatacatgactttgatctgttagcaccaaatcaattgttgaagggtttcttacagaagaaaagaatgtaggactattcggagacaaaatagaatagtatcctgaagaacaatcattgaataaaattttgccattggaattactttgagaattattccatgaacgatgttgagcgttaaaatcgccgattatgaaaaatttcgaacgatttctggtgagtttttgtaaatcacctttaaaataatttttgtgctcgcgtgtgcattgaaatggtaaatatgctgcggcaataaataaaatcccaagttcagtttgaacttcaattcccaaagtttcaataactttcgtctcaagatggggaagagcacgatgtttgattcggcgatgaataacaattgcaactccaccgcaggaaccctgaatcctatcatatctatgaaccacgtaattgggatcatattttaatttaatgttaggtttcaaaaatgtttcagtaataattgcaatatgcacattatttactgttaaaaaattaaaaagctcattctcattggccttcaatgagcgagcattccaatttaatattttaattgttttatttaaaatcattgctaaattttaaattagaaacaattttaatagtaaaatttgtgcctatttgaatggcttcaaacattgattttgcctgcaacatggcgttcataagatcgaacattgcctgttgcaaaacagaaagtttacctgccgtaataggccccaggcagttgacattagaaaaaatattttcggcagcaatattagctggagtaataggtgtacaattattttctagcgtgttttgcttacccatattaacggtcattttcgaactaccaatactaggcggtataatgttcgaactacctgtaacctgtgcataagttaaacgggtatgcaaaggagtaggtaaactatgcgtcactggtacgcttggagaattttgttttgaagttggttttaattgagaaattgaattttgtttaccttgccttgccttaacaattgctaaacggactgggcattgataaaaatttgacatatggttgccgttacaattcgcacagcgaaaatttttactctctttcacaggacatgtgtcctttttgtgagaagagtctccacaatttagacatttttggtccatgttacagaatttggaaccatggccataacgttggcaagtacggcattgggtgatatgcttttcacctccgccatacttcctataaatttcccactttacacgcacattatacaatgcatgtgctttttcaaaaaattttaagttgttaacctcattgcggttaaaatgaattaaataattaacaagggaaattccagttctctgactgttttcgcctcgtgatttttgtttcattagaattacttgggtaggggctatgccaagtaattctgttaaagtaagtttgatctcatcaacggtttgatcgttggtgagacctttcaagacaaccttgaacggcttggcgttcttggtgtcatatgtaaaaaatttgtacatcttgtcagttaaatactgaacaagacgatcacgaccctttactgagtcggctaataagcggcattcacctctgcGGCctatttgataggtaactttaacgtcagaaacaaacgttgaaagttcctttttgaatatattaaattcagaagaaatagttaccacaataggtggaactttctccttttttaaagattttctaGAAGCTGAACTGCGAAACTTTGACAGTCATGTACGATTTTCATTGCAAGTTTTTGACATATAGTTTATCTTGgttaaaaatgaacaaaacctGACTTTTTATTTATATGCGATATAATTTGACAATTTCATGGCCAAGTAATAAAACCCTTTAGACTTTAGTCTTTTGCGTAGCGCCCAAACCACTCGTCGAGACACTTCCCGCCACAGCGCGGTCAAAAAGTAACCCAAGGCAAACGAAAAATTGATCGCTTCCGCTGTCACCCTTAACGGTCACCTAATCTGAGTAACGATCGAGTTTACCGAGCGCGGACTATGCAGAAAATTTCAAGCAAAACGAGGAATTTATATCGTCCTCTAAATAAAACCGAGATTGTTTACCAACCGGCCAAAAGGCGCGCCGTGACTCACACGCGGCGTGTGGTGTAAGTTTCTGCCGGTCCGTGAAAATGGACGTGAATGTTTCTGCTGGCTGCTCTATAGGTGGCATGCCGACCGACCAACCGACGGACCGATGCTGCTAAGTCTGTCGTGTCATTATTTTGCTCTATGCTACCAGCGGATAGAGCgaacgtaaaaaaaaatatttgctttagGGTTCGGGGAAATATTTTGCATACCATGAATTTCTCGGTGAAAGAGTTGCCGGTTGGAATTTTTTCGTACCACGTCAGCGATTTGATACATTCCTTCGCTTTTAGATTTGATTGCGCAGAACAAAAAAAGGATGTAGGATAGTCATTCATTTACACCACATATTGATTGCTAGTCGTTGATTCCGGTGGGAGATTGATTAGGATTAATCCCGTGGGTCAAGCAAGCAATTATTCTGCGGTAGCCATAAAATCTTATggttttttctgtttgtttcaTCCACCAGACTCACCAAGCCTGAAACGTTCGCCGACTGTATCGGAAATGAGCTGCCTTTCGGTTGGGAGGAGAGCTACGACCCTCAGATCGGAACGTACTATATCAACCATAACTCGCAAACGACCCAGCTCGAGGATCCCCGGTTGGAATGGAAAAGTAAGCAGGAGGAGATGTTACGCGAGTATCTCTGCTCCGCACAGGTCACACTGGAGGCAAAGAAGGAGAtcttcaatgtgaaaacacaacGGCTGCACCTAGCCCAGGAGGAGTACAACCACCTGAACACGCTGGCCGCCAGTAGGACTAGCTGTAAgcaatgaagttttttttttagaaagatCAACTAATCAACCAATTTGTTTCAGTATGTTCTTCCACAAGCTCATGTAGTACAAAGTTCGATCCTGAACTACTGCGAGCGGACCTCGCATTAGCCAAGGAGCGCGTGTTCCGGCTTAAGAAGGAACTATCTCGGATACAAAAGGAAATGAATAATACTCAGAAGGGCGTCGATACACTGTCAAGGTAATTTGAAAACCATCCTTAAAAAACCAAAAcagttaaataatttttttccattccagTGTCGAGCAAAAGTTGAATTCTCACATAAACGGCTGCTACAACATAACGGAGGCCCAGGCCATACTGGAAGAGGTGAAGAAGATCCAGAAGTCGCTTATCACCGGCGAAAAGGAGAAGAAGGAACTGATGAAGAGTCTGGCGCAGGTGAAGGACGATCTTACGAGACTCCAGCTGCGGCAGGAGAGTCCGGATGCTTCGACATTCAACCTGGCGCAGGACCGCGTATGTGCGGCATCGCAGACAGACCTATCGTCGGAGAACTTCCCCATGGGAGCACGAGAGATGGCCAAAATGCGCCAAAGGTACGACGAGTGGCGAAAGCGGGTTAAGGAGATCCAGGAAAAGCTTGCGGCACTAGAGGAAAAAATAAGACCCGGAGAGGTTGAATCCGACCAGGACCGGTTGCTGCTGTTCCAGGAGAAGAAACAACTACTGCTAGAGTACCGAAGTATTACGCCCAAATCTCGTTCTGAAACGGAGATGATACGAATACAAACGGTGTGCAAACAGCTGGAGGAAGATTTGAACATGGCCTACGAGGAATCGAATCAGTGCATAGCGAACCGGTTGAAGCTGCACGAAGAGAAGCAGGCGTTGCTGCAGAAATTACTGGAAGCCCTTAAAGAATTCACTCATCTCGAGAATCAGCTGAAATCTCTGTCTGCAAGTACCCTCTCGATTAGTAGCAGTTCCAGCTTAGGATCGCTTTCAACTGCGAGCAGTAAGGGATCGCTAAGTGGACTTAGTTTCACTGATATCTATGGTGACCCACTGTCTACGGAACCTCAAATTGACATGGTAGACATAAATCGGCGGGTACAACGATTGTTCCATCCCAGTTCGGATGTTTTGTTATCACCACGAAGCAGTCTGTCGATGGAAACACCTCCTGCCTCTCCGATGAAGTTGGAATGGAACGGTGGTGAAATGCAGTACAAGAACCCCGGCCTGTATAATGCTCCTGCTCCAAGCTACGGTGGCACCGAATACAACCTAGATAAGCAGAGGTTGGATGAACAGTTACAAGAGCTGAAAATTCGCCAGCTGGGGATAGTTCCACTTTCTCCGATTTATGAGAAGCCATCTTATTTGGATATTCCCCCAGCGGTTATACTCAGTCGATCTTCTTCCACGTCCAATACTCGATCCGTATCCACAACGGTCAGCGATGAATCGGTCGCCGGAGACTCTGGGGTATTTGAAGCATCGCGTGCGTTACTTACTAACAAAGAATGCGCTCAGATCCAAATTGGTATTCGGTACGCCGTGACTGACAGCACCTTGTGTATAACGATAGAAAAGGGTCGCAACTTTACAGCACTGAGTCTACCCGATGGCTGCCAGTTGTTCATCCGTGCAATTCTTCTCCCCGGAACGGCAACTCCGTTTATCCGTACTAACGCTGTCACTGATTTCGTGAAGCCAGTGTTCAAAACAATGCTGGTTTCGCAGCTACCGCTGGAGAAGGTTTACACGAAATCTTTGCACGTGAAGGTGATGATTCTCGTGGGGCAGCGTGAAGATTGGGTCGGAAGTACTCAGATTAGTCTAGCGGAGTTTAATCCGGCGGATTCGATTAGCAAGTGGTATAACATTATTAGCCGAAAATCGATGAACGAATCGGAATCGCTCGAAGGTTGCGCCGGTCCAAGCGGAATCAAGGAGGAATCGTCGGACGAGTCAACCATTATCTCGTCACAAACGTCGACACTGACGCGTAATCAAGGCCAGGAAGAGCTGCAGGCGGTACTGGAGATGGTCTACGATGAACTGGCGAACGAGGAAGATGTCGACGACGAAGACGATGATGATGAGGAGGACGAGGAAGCTGATGACGAAGATGGAATCGACGACAAAGCTGGAAATCAAGGTAGATTAGACTAGGTTTTAAATGTTGAGAGTGTGTCTAACTGATTTCTGTTCTTCTAGATGCGACGCAACTAATGTTAGAGGAATATATGAATAGCGTGAAAGGGACGATCGCTACCGAAGAAGAAGAGGCGGCTGCGATAGCTATTGAAAAGGCAGATAAGGAAACCAACACCGAGT
It includes:
- the LOC129730177 gene encoding protein kibra, which produces MPKSSSNADLPLGWEINTDYDGKVYFIDHINKKTTWIDPRDKLTKPETFADCIGNELPFGWEESYDPQIGTYYINHNSQTTQLEDPRLEWKSKQEEMLREYLCSAQVTLEAKKEIFNVKTQRLHLAQEEYNHLNTLAASRTSLCSSTSSCSTKFDPELLRADLALAKERVFRLKKELSRIQKEMNNTQKGVDTLSSVEQKLNSHINGCYNITEAQAILEEVKKIQKSLITGEKEKKELMKSLAQVKDDLTRLQLRQESPDASTFNLAQDRVCAASQTDLSSENFPMGAREMAKMRQRYDEWRKRVKEIQEKLAALEEKIRPGEVESDQDRLLLFQEKKQLLLEYRSITPKSRSETEMIRIQTVCKQLEEDLNMAYEESNQCIANRLKLHEEKQALLQKLLEALKEFTHLENQLKSLSASTLSISSSSSLGSLSTASSKGSLSGLSFTDIYGDPLSTEPQIDMVDINRRVQRLFHPSSDVLLSPRSSLSMETPPASPMKLEWNGGEMQYKNPGLYNAPAPSYGGTEYNLDKQRLDEQLQELKIRQLGIVPLSPIYEKPSYLDIPPAVILSRSSSTSNTRSVSTTVSDESVAGDSGVFEASRALLTNKECAQIQIGIRYAVTDSTLCITIEKGRNFTALSLPDGCQLFIRAILLPGTATPFIRTNAVTDFVKPVFKTMLVSQLPLEKVYTKSLHVKVMILVGQREDWVGSTQISLAEFNPADSISKWYNIISRKSMNESESLEGCAGPSGIKEESSDESTIISSQTSTLTRNQGQEELQAVLEMVYDELANEEDVDDEDDDDEEDEEADDEDGIDDKAGNQDATQLMLEEYMNSVKGTIATEEEEAAAIAIEKADKETNTECAFLPEKGRRRLNDVARNSNSTIEENSVLDDRLVKRSQTFSPSAVASKSRYICRLNRSDSDSAMHFNNPVTPHPFKRGAVERRSLRYHNRAPKVYHKMHPAVPRTSLDLELDLKAQQSKLETLTDEISRLRDLKKRLEVARDNNDVKVAAWALENEDFLKLIKNAGSATTPEEKHMAKLLHKTSKEIYKLRKTKAGKGKLDQISFKEKMAFFTRRGVSVPELPADILQQEDSEELGSSSSCNSPVKCDESKVRDPSEPSCSKAGPSGSQQLEYSYNDVDRTYGVEV